A genomic window from Sphingobacterium spiritivorum includes:
- a CDS encoding LTA synthase family protein, which translates to MKILTLKHTVAPFIAVALRFLLLLFIYAVLRIGFYWINIGLFPNVSGGELFIMMRGGVKFDVAALLYLNILYILLYIIPVPFKYNGTYQRIAKWIFVITNSIGIALNLIDYAYYPFTLKRTTGTVIDQFANESNLLKLTFDFLLGYWYLVVLFVGLVYLLAKTYDLIKVEKPRVFSWKTAGIHLILMLFYAFLFIGGVRGGWAHSTRPITLSNAGDYVKVPEEMNIVLNTPFSILKTLKAVNLKPVHYFTDEELDKIYTTVHQPADTASFRKLNVVFLILESYAKEHIGALNRDIQNGQYKGYTPFLDSLIGQAYTFDHSYANGRKSIDALPSVITGIPSVGEPFVLSIYSGNETTSIAKLLGDKGYETAFFHGAPNGSMGFSAYTRLAGIKNYFGKNEYNNDADFDGIWGIWDEPFMQFMANKINTFKQPFFASFFSLSSHHPFKVPEKYKGVFPKGPLEVQEPVGYTDHALKEFFATASKMPWYKNTLFVICADHATVSYLPEYKTLPNAYAIPIIFYYPGGDLKGRSSKLIQQTDIMPTVLSYLHYDKPYFSFGFNGFDEQQHDNFVVNNNSGSFNFYYKDYFMTYDSKGPLTLFNLKEDLFMKTDLLKQHPPVLDTMETKMKAFIQQYNNRMIANKLTYNK; encoded by the coding sequence ATGAAAATATTGACATTAAAGCATACTGTGGCTCCTTTTATAGCTGTAGCTCTCCGTTTTTTACTGCTTTTATTTATTTATGCAGTATTGCGGATTGGTTTTTACTGGATTAATATTGGTTTGTTCCCTAATGTAAGTGGAGGTGAACTTTTTATCATGATGAGAGGTGGTGTCAAGTTTGATGTTGCTGCTTTGCTTTATCTCAATATTCTTTATATTTTACTCTATATTATTCCTGTTCCTTTCAAGTATAACGGTACTTACCAGCGGATAGCGAAATGGATATTTGTTATTACAAATAGCATCGGTATAGCACTTAACCTGATCGATTATGCCTATTATCCTTTCACATTAAAGAGAACTACAGGGACTGTAATTGATCAGTTTGCCAATGAAAGTAATCTGCTGAAGCTTACTTTTGATTTTTTGCTGGGTTACTGGTATCTGGTTGTATTATTTGTCGGACTGGTTTATCTTTTAGCAAAGACATATGACCTTATCAAGGTTGAAAAGCCTCGGGTATTCAGCTGGAAAACAGCGGGTATTCACCTTATACTGATGTTGTTTTATGCTTTTCTGTTTATCGGGGGAGTACGTGGCGGATGGGCACACAGCACGAGACCTATCACTTTGAGCAATGCAGGAGATTATGTCAAAGTGCCTGAGGAGATGAATATTGTGCTGAATACGCCTTTTTCAATATTGAAGACACTTAAGGCTGTTAATTTAAAGCCTGTTCATTACTTTACTGATGAGGAACTGGATAAGATTTATACAACTGTTCATCAGCCTGCGGATACGGCTTCATTCCGTAAGCTTAATGTAGTCTTCCTGATTTTGGAGAGTTATGCAAAGGAACATATTGGTGCCTTGAACAGAGATATTCAGAACGGACAATACAAAGGATATACTCCGTTTCTGGATTCGCTGATCGGACAGGCTTATACTTTTGATCATTCTTATGCAAACGGACGTAAATCTATAGATGCTTTGCCTTCTGTGATTACGGGCATCCCTTCGGTTGGAGAGCCTTTTGTACTTTCTATCTATTCGGGTAATGAAACAACTAGTATCGCAAAACTGCTGGGTGATAAAGGCTATGAAACTGCATTTTTCCATGGTGCTCCCAATGGAAGTATGGGCTTTTCAGCGTATACCAGACTGGCAGGAATCAAGAATTATTTCGGTAAGAACGAATATAATAATGATGCGGATTTTGACGGAATATGGGGGATCTGGGATGAGCCGTTTATGCAGTTTATGGCAAATAAGATAAACACTTTCAAACAACCTTTTTTTGCCAGTTTCTTTTCTTTGTCTTCACACCATCCTTTTAAGGTACCGGAGAAGTATAAAGGTGTTTTTCCAAAAGGACCTTTAGAAGTACAGGAGCCTGTAGGATATACAGATCATGCTTTAAAAGAATTTTTTGCTACAGCGTCAAAAATGCCCTGGTATAAAAATACACTATTTGTAATCTGTGCCGATCATGCTACTGTAAGTTATCTTCCGGAATATAAGACATTGCCCAATGCGTATGCGATCCCGATTATATTCTATTATCCGGGCGGAGATCTCAAAGGTCGCTCTTCAAAGCTCATTCAGCAAACGGATATTATGCCAACTGTACTGAGTTATCTTCATTATGATAAACCTTATTTTTCATTTGGTTTTAACGGATTTGATGAACAGCAGCATGACAACTTTGTGGTCAATAACAATTCGGGATCTTTTAATTTCTATTACAAGGATTACTTTATGACCTATGACAGCAAAGGTCCGCTTACGTTATTTAATCTGAAAGAGGACCTGTTTATGAAAACCGATCTACTTAAGCAACATCCTCCTGTTCTGGATACAATGGAAACCAAAATGAAGGCTTTTATTCAGCAATACAACAATCGTATGATCGCGAATAAGCTGACATATAATAAGTAA
- the odhB gene encoding 2-oxoglutarate dehydrogenase complex dihydrolipoyllysine-residue succinyltransferase: MSLEIKVPAVGESITEVTLAQWLKQDGDYVEMDENIAELESDKATFELPAEKAGILKIIAQEGDTLEIGAVVCTIEEGSAPAGGDAAPKAEETKAAAQPAASTPAPAAADDEDQNSYAAGTASPAAAKILREKGIDPAAVKGTGKDGRITKEDAEKAQAGAKPAAAQPATSAPAATSAPAVAGARNERREKMTSLRKTIAKRLVAVKNETAMLTTFNEVNMQPIMDLRAKYKDTFKEKHGVGLGFMSFFTKAVTTALKEWPAVNARIEENELVYSDFADISIAVSAPKGLVVPIIRNAESLSLHEIEKKIGELAGKARDNKLTIEEMTGGTFTITNGGVFGSMMSTPIINAPQSAILGMHNIIQRPVAENGQVVIRPMMYIALSYDHRIIDGRESVSFLVRVKQLLEDPARLLLEV, from the coding sequence ATGAGCTTAGAAATCAAAGTACCAGCCGTAGGTGAATCGATTACGGAAGTAACCTTAGCACAATGGTTGAAACAAGATGGCGATTATGTAGAAATGGATGAAAACATCGCCGAATTGGAATCTGATAAAGCAACATTCGAATTACCTGCGGAGAAAGCCGGTATCTTGAAAATCATTGCACAAGAAGGAGATACTTTAGAAATTGGTGCTGTAGTATGTACAATCGAAGAAGGATCTGCACCTGCCGGCGGTGATGCTGCCCCTAAAGCAGAAGAAACCAAAGCTGCTGCACAGCCTGCTGCATCTACACCTGCGCCAGCGGCTGCAGACGATGAAGATCAAAATTCATATGCTGCAGGTACTGCATCTCCTGCTGCTGCTAAAATATTAAGAGAAAAAGGAATCGATCCTGCTGCTGTAAAAGGTACAGGAAAAGATGGCCGTATCACAAAAGAAGATGCTGAAAAAGCGCAGGCCGGTGCTAAACCTGCAGCAGCTCAGCCAGCAACTTCTGCTCCTGCTGCTACATCGGCTCCTGCGGTTGCCGGCGCACGCAACGAGCGTCGTGAGAAAATGACTTCTTTACGTAAAACCATTGCTAAACGTCTGGTAGCAGTGAAGAACGAGACAGCTATGTTGACTACATTCAATGAAGTTAACATGCAGCCGATCATGGATCTGCGCGCTAAATACAAAGACACATTCAAAGAGAAACATGGTGTAGGTCTTGGATTTATGTCATTCTTTACAAAAGCAGTTACAACAGCACTAAAAGAGTGGCCTGCAGTAAATGCCCGTATCGAAGAAAACGAACTGGTATACTCTGATTTTGCAGATATCTCTATCGCTGTATCAGCACCAAAAGGATTAGTTGTACCGATCATCCGTAATGCAGAATCTCTTTCACTACATGAAATCGAGAAAAAAATCGGAGAATTAGCCGGTAAAGCCCGCGACAACAAATTGACTATTGAAGAAATGACAGGTGGTACATTTACCATTACAAATGGTGGTGTATTCGGATCTATGATGTCCACTCCTATTATCAACGCTCCTCAGTCTGCAATCCTGGGAATGCACAATATCATCCAACGCCCTGTTGCAGAAAACGGCCAGGTAGTGATCCGTCCGATGATGTATATCGCATTATCGTATGATCACCGTATTATCGACGGACGTGAGTCTGTTAGCTTCCTGGTACGTGTAAAACAATTACTGGAAGATCCTGCTAGATTACTATTAGAAGTATAG